GGAAGATCATCAAATCCAGGTCGAGCAGGCAGCTGCATAAATTCATGAGCTGAGTTACTCTGATTCATCAAGAAATTTGGGGTTGCATTGCTTATTTCTTCCTGCAAATTAAAAACAATTgtaatttgtcaaatttttctgataaattaaaaaaaagtatattcttTTCTAGggtttgaccatagattttgaaaatgtattcttcaaatattttcaagttctcaaaaactagctcacaGTAAATCAACTGTGAGCCAGTTTTTGGGACTTCTACTCACACCACTTTAAAAACTTACATTTTCAAattataacttcaaaatttgtAGCCAAACGAGAGCGATGTATACATATAGCGTGAGAGTTAGTACATACCAGAAGATTGTGGGAAGGAGAGAAGTAAGTGTGACcaaaatgatgatgatgattagTGGAAGGCAAAAGCCATCCAGGCAAAAGATTAGTGCAGTGTCCACATCGAACCGTCACAGTTTTGAACAAACTTGTGCACGGTACACTTACCTAAAAATACaatcataaacaaaaaaaaaaacaaaaattgttaaAACCACAACTTTTTTGTTGGCTAATATagattaatttcatatttaagGGGTTTAGTTTGTAGATATTAATCTCCTAACCCTCCTTTTATCGAGTTATTTATCCTCTTGTTGTATTTCGAGATAAGGTCAAACCCCCCTCTTGTATTCTTTCTTTTGGAATTTAACTCCTTTAATAATCgggaaaaaaaatttctttgaaaaaaaaaaaagagtgaaaaaaccACTCTAGTAAATTAGAGGATTAGGAAATTATTTGAGTATTTGATTAAGGATATTAACTAATAGTAAATAAAAACTATAATAAAGCTTACACAAAATCCGTGAtggaattattattatatagaaGATGAGATTAAATCAAGATTATAATCTTGGGATAACCTTGTTTTGAACCAAACGACCTAAAAGAAAAAACTCAAGTTGAAAATCACAAGAAACCCTAATAAGAAaacataatatatacatatgtaaTTCTTGATtcaaaaactagtatatatatatgtgtgtgtgtgtgtgtatgtctATAGTGTATATACCGCGAGGACGGTGTCACAAACGTTGCAATGGACATAGCAGAGCTGCTCGGAAGGAGGTGGAGgcggaggaggaggaggaggaaggtGGTCCAATGACAAGCTATTTGAAGAGGACattatattatttctcttattcTTTTCCAAACTGATTGGTTCCTCCTGCTTTTGtgattgatttgatttgatttgatttgattgatGCCTTTTGACACTTCCTTGTATCTTATGATGATATGAGTTTGAGGAAAGAAGATAGAGTCAGAGAGGGCAaaaccccttttttttttctccctcaCTATTAGCACTCTACTTAATGTCTTGGTCTTGTTTATTATAGATTGGTGATGGATGTTATGTATGTATGGATGTTATGCATAGTGGACAGTGCACATGCATGGATGTGTATCAtgtatgtatattttattttataatatgatttttaaaatttatgaattaattaagagAGAAAAGATGAAACATATGTTGTGTGGTTGGCATTCCCAATGTTGTGTGTATGAATTGAAAGGCAGAATGCGGCAGATGTGGGGGAGAGGAGCTAGAAAACGACCTTTGCATGGGGCGTTATAAACCTCCCAAATACACCCATTCACTTGTTATTTTCATTGTTTGTAGTTTTAGATTGTATGCTTTAACCTTTTTCCTTACAATTACTCTCAGTTTATAtgatactctttttttttagtctgatctaaaaaagaatatcaaaattttattttattcttaacgAAATAATTTATAGAcacacttctttttttcttaaaattagtGTTAAGTTTAATGGTGTCAGATAAATTGAGATGAAGAGAGTAGTATATTCTTAGAAACACTCAACACATAATAGTAAGTAAATGAGTAAAAGTAATGTTGAAGTGTatgatcattttattttaaaagttttattataatttgttAGAGAAATCACACTTTTAGGTACTTAATTATTCTCAACATGACGTCACGTGAAAATCTAATTCTTTTTCATGAGGCAATcacatacaatttttttttgataatgtgTTGCCGAAAACTAGCTCATGATATGGAGATTGACTAGGACTATGTAGAGAGGCCAAATATTGCATATCCCAATTTCCCATCGGTATGAGACAATTAAACACCCCACACGCTTAAGTTTGCTAACTGAAGCACGAACAACAAAATATCGAAGCTTAACATTGAATCGAAAtaatgattatgatattattgtCTCATCTAAAAACTTACACTATCATTAGAAAgcaaatatat
This genomic stretch from Solanum stenotomum isolate F172 chromosome 10, ASM1918654v1, whole genome shotgun sequence harbors:
- the LOC125878455 gene encoding protein YABBY 4-like, coding for MSSSNSLSLDHLPPPPPPPPPPSEQLCYVHCNVCDTVLAVSVPCTSLFKTVTVRCGHCTNLLPGWLLPSTNHHHHFGHTYFSPSHNLLEEISNATPNFLMNQSNSAHEFMQLPARPGFDDLPRPPPVINRPPEKRQRVPSAYNRFIKEEIQRIKAGNPDISHREAFSAAAKNWAHFPHIQFGLMPDQTVKRTNVRQQDGEDVLMKDGLFNTSANVSVSPY